In Streptomyces violaceusniger Tu 4113, one DNA window encodes the following:
- the ctaE gene encoding aa3-type cytochrome oxidase subunit III yields the protein MSVVATATAVETGHAHPSVNRPNLTSVGTIIWLSSELMFFAALFAMYFTLRSVTGAEHWKEMASSLNFPFSATNTTILVLSSLTCQLGVFAAERGDVKKLRTWFVITFIMGAIFIGGQIFEYTELVKKDGLSLSSDPYGSVFYLTTGFHGMHVTGGLFAFLFVLGRTYAAKRFTHQQATAAIVVSYYWHFVDVVWIGLFATIYMIK from the coding sequence ATGTCGGTCGTGGCGACAGCAACAGCAGTAGAAACCGGGCACGCGCACCCGTCGGTCAACCGGCCGAACCTCACCAGCGTCGGAACCATCATCTGGCTGAGTTCCGAGCTGATGTTCTTCGCGGCCCTCTTCGCGATGTACTTCACCCTGCGATCGGTGACCGGAGCCGAGCACTGGAAGGAAATGGCGTCCTCGCTGAACTTCCCGTTCTCCGCGACCAACACCACGATCCTGGTGCTCTCCTCCCTCACCTGCCAGCTCGGCGTCTTCGCCGCCGAGCGCGGCGACGTGAAGAAGCTGCGCACCTGGTTCGTGATCACCTTCATCATGGGCGCGATCTTCATCGGCGGTCAGATCTTCGAATACACCGAGCTGGTCAAGAAGGATGGGCTCTCGCTCTCCTCCGACCCGTACGGCTCGGTGTTCTACCTGACCACCGGCTTCCACGGCATGCATGTGACGGGCGGCCTGTTCGCCTTCCTGTTTGTCCTGGGCAGGACGTACGCGGCCAAGAGGTTCACCCACCAGCAGGCGACGGCGGCCATCGTCGTGTCCTACTACTGGCACTTCGTCGATGTCGTCTGGATCGGCCTCTTCGCCACGATCTACATGATCAAGTAA
- a CDS encoding L,D-transpeptidase: MSHTPRSLRSRAVLTCALLVAPLIAGVSGCAGSPDPLSAKPYDAADQISFSGDGDGRKADPDKPLEVTAKGDDSRITDVTATDAAGRYVRGELADDGKHWRSTVPLAAGAHYTLKVSTEDSNGAPGRRTVDFTTSSARRLLKVTFGPKAGEYGVGQPVTAKLSRPVKDPSARAVIERALKVDSRPAVEGVWHWVDSRNLHYRPQEYWPAHASITAHSNLKGIRIGGGLYGGDAKSLRVTTGDRLEALTDSGTHQMTVKRNGVPIRTIPITTGMPGFDTRNGIKVVLAKESAVRMTGASIGLGAGSYDLMVYWAARVTKSGEYVHAAPWSTGSQGYANVSHGCTGMSTANAQWFYNTVRLGDIVQVVHSNGDDMATFSNGYGDWNMAWADWRKGSAVSGGRSDATPADSARLRPQV, from the coding sequence ATGAGCCACACACCTCGATCACTCCGAAGCCGGGCGGTGCTGACCTGCGCCCTGCTGGTGGCGCCGCTGATAGCGGGTGTGAGCGGATGCGCGGGATCTCCCGACCCCCTGTCCGCCAAGCCGTACGACGCCGCCGACCAGATCTCGTTCAGCGGTGACGGCGACGGCCGCAAGGCCGATCCGGACAAGCCGCTCGAAGTCACCGCCAAGGGCGACGACAGCCGGATCACGGATGTCACGGCCACCGACGCCGCGGGCCGCTACGTCCGCGGCGAGCTGGCCGACGACGGCAAGCACTGGCGCAGCACCGTGCCGCTGGCCGCCGGCGCCCACTACACGCTGAAGGTGTCCACGGAGGACTCCAACGGCGCTCCTGGCCGCCGTACCGTCGACTTCACCACCAGTTCCGCCCGTCGGCTGCTGAAGGTCACCTTCGGCCCCAAGGCGGGGGAGTACGGGGTGGGGCAGCCCGTCACGGCCAAGCTGAGCCGGCCCGTCAAGGACCCCTCGGCCCGCGCCGTGATCGAGCGCGCCCTGAAGGTGGACTCACGGCCCGCGGTGGAGGGCGTCTGGCACTGGGTGGACAGCCGCAACCTGCACTACCGCCCGCAGGAGTACTGGCCCGCCCACGCCTCCATCACGGCGCACTCCAACCTCAAGGGCATCAGGATCGGCGGCGGGCTCTACGGCGGCGATGCCAAGTCGCTGCGGGTGACCACCGGCGACCGCCTGGAGGCCCTCACCGACTCCGGCACCCACCAGATGACGGTGAAGCGGAACGGGGTGCCGATCCGGACCATCCCGATCACCACCGGTATGCCCGGATTCGACACCCGGAACGGCATCAAGGTCGTCCTGGCCAAGGAATCCGCCGTACGGATGACGGGCGCCAGCATCGGGCTCGGCGCCGGCTCCTACGACCTGATGGTCTACTGGGCCGCCCGGGTGACAAAGAGCGGTGAATACGTCCATGCCGCGCCCTGGTCCACCGGTTCGCAGGGCTACGCCAACGTCAGCCACGGCTGCACGGGCATGAGTACGGCGAACGCCCAGTGGTTCTACAACACCGTGCGCCTGGGTGACATCGTCCAGGTCGTCCACAGCAACGGAGACGACATGGCCACGTTCAGCAACGGGTACGGCGACTGGAACATGGCCTGGGCGGACTGGCGCAAGGGCAGCGCCGTCTCCGGCGGCCGGTCCGACGCCACGCCCGCCGACTCCGCCCGGCTCCGTCCCCAGGTCTGA
- a CDS encoding cytochrome c oxidase subunit 4, producing the protein MKVQGRMFIWLAVFVLVMAIVYGVWSKEPAGTTALFLAFGLSIMIGFYLAFTARRVDVGAQDNKDADVADDAGELGFFSPHSWQPLSLAVGGALAFLGVIFGWWLLFFSAPIVMIGLFGWVFEYYRGENANQ; encoded by the coding sequence GTGAAGGTCCAAGGCCGGATGTTCATCTGGCTGGCCGTCTTCGTCCTCGTCATGGCGATCGTCTATGGCGTGTGGTCGAAGGAGCCGGCCGGTACCACCGCGCTCTTCCTGGCCTTCGGGCTGAGCATCATGATCGGCTTCTACCTGGCCTTCACGGCGCGCCGGGTGGACGTCGGGGCGCAGGACAACAAGGACGCGGATGTCGCGGACGACGCCGGTGAGCTGGGATTCTTCTCCCCGCATAGCTGGCAGCCGCTCTCCCTGGCCGTCGGTGGTGCCCTGGCCTTCCTGGGCGTGATCTTCGGCTGGTGGCTGCTCTTCTTCTCGGCCCCGATCGTCATGATCGGTCTCTTCGGCTGGGTCTTCGAGTACTACCGCGGCGAGAACGCCAACCAGTAA
- the ctaD gene encoding aa3-type cytochrome oxidase subunit I produces MSILNEPQGAGTTASQEREIPVRRKQPGNVVVKWLTTTDHKTIGTLYLVTSFAFFCIGGLMALLMRAELARPGTQIMSNEQFNQAFTMHGTIMLLMFATPLFAGFTNWIMPLQIGAPDVAFPRLNMFAYWLYLFGSLIAVGGFLTPQGAADFGWFAYSPLSDAVRSPGVGADMWIMGLALSGFGTILGAVNFITTIICMRAPGMTMFRMPIFTWNVLLTAVLVLLAFPVLAAALFALEADRKFGAHVFDAANGGALLWQHLFWFFGHPEVYIIALPFFGIISEVIPVFSRKPMFGYISLIAATISIAGLSVTVWAHHMYVTGGVLLPFFSFMTFLIAVPTGIKFFNWIGTMWKGSLSFETPMLWAIGFLITFTFGGLTGVILASPPMDFHVSDSYFVVAHFHYVVFGTVVFAMFAGFHFWWPKFTGKMLDERLGKITFWTLFVGFHGTFLVQHWLGAEGMPRRYADYLAADGITTLNTISTISSFLLGLSILPFLYNVWKTAKYGKKVEVDDPWGYGRSLEWATSCPPPRHNFLTLPRIRSESPAFDLHHPEIAALDQLQNHGAPDEDKALAGGKEAGK; encoded by the coding sequence GTGAGCATCCTCAACGAACCCCAGGGTGCCGGTACGACCGCTTCGCAAGAGCGGGAGATTCCGGTGCGTCGGAAGCAGCCGGGCAATGTCGTCGTCAAGTGGCTGACCACCACCGACCACAAGACGATCGGCACGCTCTACCTCGTCACGTCGTTCGCGTTCTTCTGCATCGGCGGCCTGATGGCGCTCCTCATGCGCGCCGAGCTGGCCCGTCCGGGCACGCAGATCATGTCGAACGAGCAGTTCAACCAGGCGTTCACCATGCATGGCACGATCATGCTGCTGATGTTCGCCACCCCGCTGTTCGCGGGCTTCACGAACTGGATCATGCCGCTGCAGATCGGTGCGCCCGATGTGGCGTTCCCGCGGCTGAACATGTTCGCGTACTGGCTGTATCTCTTCGGCTCGCTGATCGCGGTGGGCGGGTTCCTGACCCCGCAGGGCGCGGCCGACTTCGGCTGGTTCGCCTACTCCCCGCTGTCGGACGCGGTCCGTTCGCCGGGTGTCGGCGCGGACATGTGGATCATGGGTCTGGCCCTCTCCGGCTTCGGCACGATCCTCGGTGCGGTCAACTTCATCACCACGATCATCTGCATGCGCGCTCCGGGCATGACGATGTTCCGCATGCCGATCTTCACCTGGAACGTGCTGCTGACCGCGGTGCTGGTGCTGCTCGCCTTCCCGGTGCTGGCCGCCGCGCTGTTCGCCCTGGAGGCGGACCGAAAATTCGGGGCACATGTCTTCGACGCGGCCAATGGCGGCGCGTTGCTCTGGCAACACCTCTTCTGGTTCTTCGGCCATCCAGAGGTGTACATCATCGCGTTGCCGTTCTTCGGCATCATTTCCGAGGTCATTCCGGTCTTCTCCCGGAAGCCGATGTTCGGTTACATCTCCCTGATCGCCGCGACGATTTCGATCGCCGGTCTCTCGGTGACGGTGTGGGCGCACCACATGTATGTCACCGGCGGAGTGTTGTTGCCGTTCTTCTCGTTCATGACGTTCCTCATCGCGGTGCCGACCGGTATCAAGTTCTTCAACTGGATCGGCACGATGTGGAAGGGGTCGCTGAGCTTCGAGACCCCGATGCTCTGGGCGATCGGCTTCCTGATCACCTTCACCTTCGGTGGTCTGACCGGTGTGATCCTGGCGTCGCCGCCGATGGACTTCCACGTCTCCGACTCGTACTTCGTGGTGGCCCACTTCCACTACGTGGTGTTCGGCACCGTGGTCTTCGCGATGTTCGCCGGATTCCACTTCTGGTGGCCCAAGTTCACCGGCAAGATGCTGGACGAGCGGCTCGGCAAGATCACCTTCTGGACGCTGTTCGTGGGCTTCCACGGCACGTTCCTGGTGCAGCACTGGCTGGGCGCCGAGGGCATGCCCCGCCGGTACGCCGACTACCTGGCGGCCGACGGCATCACCACGCTGAACACCATCTCGACCATCAGCTCCTTCCTGCTGGGCCTGTCGATCCTGCCGTTCCTCTACAACGTCTGGAAGACCGCCAAGTACGGCAAGAAGGTCGAGGTCGACGACCCCTGGGGCTACGGACGTTCGCTGGAGTGGGCGACCTCCTGCCCGCCGCCGCGGCACAACTTCCTCACCCTGCCGCGGATCCGCTCCGAATCCCCGGCGTTCGACCTGCACCACCCGGAGATCGCGGCGCTCGACCAGCTCCAGAACCACGGTGCGCCCGACGAGGACAAGGCCCTCGCGGGTGGTAAGGAGGCCGGCAAGTGA